From the Asterias amurensis chromosome 1, ASM3211899v1 genome, the window TGAAGGATATACAGTGTCCAGTGGAAGCTGGTGACAGAGAAGGCGTCTGTGAATGGCTGCTTGCTCAAGCAGTCAGGTTGGACTACGGAGAAAATGGTAAGCTTGATTTATCAGGTCTATGAGGTTTTCAGAAACAGTACTAAAGTCGGATTACTTCATGGTTCAacccgatcgagttcaactctgtgtgtctgaatGGTTCTAAAGTAAGTTGGAATTGAGTTCAACACACAAAAGATAGATTGTCCAATGaggggggtttatctttagaccgcttcaGGTTTATCTTTTGACACTGTGTgcggacagaataaaaaagaccacatccggtttgacttacaatcattttgtaaacaCACGGTtaccaatgaacaggacaataaaccggatgttagagtaacGGAGTTGCGcttgctttgacctcttaaaacctaAGATAAACCGTATCaggtttaactcagtgctgtctgaacgtaAGGGGAACAACCAACAACCACCTCGAAAGTTAAACCTGTTCAGGTCTAACGTTGTACGCTGTCTGAACCCCTAaggaggtttgcagtaacataaTTTGTGAACAGGTACAAGTAGACTCTGTAAAGAGTTGTTGTAGCTCTACAATTGACAAAGTAATGGTCATAgctattatttaaaatttatttgttaCGCACAAGATCAGTCAAAATAGATCCAAGGCACATATATAGAAGGTTACACTTGGAATATGCATGATTCCCCCAAATAGGCAAACATTTAGATCGCCATCATTCATCATTCAAATGAAAATAAGTTAATTTTCAAGTAATTGTTCATTGATACTGTTGTAATATTTGGAATatgcaaacaaaatcacagTGCTGAATTACAGATTTTATGAACTTCAAAATCACAGTGCTGAATTACAGATTTTATGAACTTCAAAATCACAGTGCTGAATTACAGATTTTATGAACTTCAAAATCACAGTGCTGAATTACAGATTTTATGAACTTCAAAATCACAGTGCTGAATTACAGATTTTATGAACTTCTGAAATAATATGATCAATCTAGTGTGTTTCATGACAATTAAACAAATGTTCAAAAGGAACTTTACATCAAAAAGTCACattccaacaaaacaaaacaaaataaaaatagttttaaaagacTTGAAAACTAAAAGacaagaagaaaagaagaaaaaaaatcacccaaaaGTGTTTATAGACCATGAAAGTCTCGTGCATACACAAACATTTTGGGGACACTTCATTGCATGGAGGAAACAAACTCGCATACTTAAACAGGGTCCCATTGTTAAGTTACTTGCACAGTCTAGAGATTTGATATTATCAGTCTGTTTTTAATCTTTTTCCATTCTCAACTTTGATTTGAACAATTCTAGTGGATACTTACAAGGCGATATCTGGGAATGGTCTTTCACAGCAAAATTCATCCTCCTCGCATCCAGCTTCTGACGATCCTTTTCATCATTTAGacggtgagtttttttttttttttaccatttggaTTCGCCTTTTCTGATTTGTCCCTGTACCACTCACAGGACAGGGTTAGTTTATGAGTCTGCTAAAAAAATGTCAAGTTCAGGTAACTTAATCCAGGGACTAATTGTAACCTCTAACATGAGCGCCAATAATCTACAACTTGTTATAGAATTTGATGAAAaggggaataaaagggtagcgacgaggtcttaaatggctgtttaaaaccggcagggtcatgGCTGTTTGATAAAGGCCCAagctgaaggcgagggcctttattgcatggccacgaccctgcaagatgttaaacggccgtttaagaacgagtcactacccTTTCATTCCTATcctttggttaaaaggcgtaagaTAGTTGGAAACTCTGTAAAAGAatcttgtgttgtttttttgtttacagtgaaTGAACCAAACTTCAAAGCAGGTCTAGCGTCGATCTGTTTACTACTGAATATACCAGAGCACTATGACCCAGTGACTACACTAGAAGCAGTTAGTgtcttgattcaagagagaTTAATGCAAGGTGGTGCTGTCACTGCTGATGAGgtaggtgttttttgtttgtttttttttgacgTCGCTTtcagacacttgacactattggtaattgtcgaagaccagtcttctcacttggtgtatctcaacataagcataaaattacGAACCCTGTTAAAAATTTagctcgaagttgcgagataataatgaaagaaaaaaacaccctttttacaCAAagtgtgtgctctcagatgcttgatttcgagacctcaaaatctaattctgaggtctcgaaataaaatttgtggaaaattacttctttctctttgtcacttcagagggagccgtttctcacaatgttttatgctactaattattatgagtaattaccaatagtgtccactgcctttaactgatgAAGTAATGGGTAATTTATGGGCTTGAGTGCATGGTCAAGGAAGTGGAAGGAAGCTTGATCATTGGGGATAATGGGGTTAAGGTTGGAAGGAGGCTGTGTTTCTAGGAACTTATATtatttagccttgttttggggcATTGTTTTAGCCTTCAAAAAAGACTCtactagggttgaaacatcaaaCCATGaactattttattatttagccttgttttggtaCATTGTTTTAGCCTTAAAAAAAGACTCtactagggttgaaacgtcgaactatgaactattttttttcaactattataaaaacacttACTGGTGATGACAGCTAGAATGGGGGACTCAACGCGTTTgaacaaacaatgttttaagacaggttttcaaattatttgaatgATAAGACCAATTGATATAGCACCTTGaaagggtttacaagatgctgtggcgcattcagcagcgACTGCCATGAAGATCGATACAAACCTCACTCCTATTTAGTGATAATAGGTTCttgtgtgcattacacaacacactggatctactgtttttacatcccatctgaagAATGGGCCAATAATGGTTAAACAGTTTATCTTACGCTGGTCCGaggaaatgttttatactttcttAAACTTCATTGATATTGTTTCCCATCTCTTAATTTTCCCAGGGTGTTGATTTTGAGTTGAATAACTACGAGTTAGGATTTTCTACAGAAGGTAAGCGTTGATTTGTTTTCTGAAAACAATTG encodes:
- the LOC139934484 gene encoding RNA transcription, translation and transport factor protein-like, whose product is MFKRKLEALQYHQIDLDIKDEMKWRNLVVWLEDQKVRLYKIEERGELRNFISGDWPKAYQKYLKDIQCPVEAGDREGVCEWLLAQAVRLDYGENVDTYKAISGNGLSQQNSSSSHPASDDPFHHLDVNEPNFKAGLASICLLLNIPEHYDPVTTLEAVSVLIQERLMQGGAVTADEGVDFELNNYELGFSTEDPALDEAARILRLLHVSELRDLQTQINESIVAVQTITANPKTDQKLGKVGR